One Triticum dicoccoides isolate Atlit2015 ecotype Zavitan chromosome 4B, WEW_v2.0, whole genome shotgun sequence genomic window carries:
- the LOC119291475 gene encoding histone H3.2, which translates to MARTKQTARKSTGGKAPRKQLATKAARKSAPATGGVKKPHRFRPGTVALREIRKYQKSTELLIRKLPFQRLVREIAQDFKTDLRFQSSAVSALQEAAEAYLVGLFEDTNLCAIHAKRVTIMPKDIQLARRIRGERA; encoded by the coding sequence ATGGCCCGCACGAAGCAGACGGCGAGGAAGTCCACCGGCGGCAAGGCGCCGCGGAAGCAGCTCGCGACCAAGGCGGCGCGCAAGTCCGCCCCGGCCACCGGCGGCGTGAAGAAGCCGCACCGCTTCCGCCCCGGCACCGTCGCGCTCCGGGAGATCCGCAAGTACCAGAAGAGCACCGAGCTGCTCATCCGCAAGCTGCCCTTCCAGCGCCTGGTGCGGGAGATCGCGCAGGACTTCAAGACCGACCTCCGCTTCCAGAGCTCCGCCGTCTCCGCGCTCCAGGAGGCCGCCGAGGCCTACCTCGTGGGGCTGTTCGAGGACACCAACCTCTGCGCCATCCACGCCAAGCGCGTCACcatcatgcccaaggacatccagCTCGCCCGCCGCATCCGTGGCGAGAGGGCGTAG
- the LOC119291474 gene encoding histone H2B.1, translating into MAPKAEKKPAAKKPAEEEPATEKAEKAPAGKKPKAEKRLPAGKKTASKEGGGEKRGRKKGKKSVETYKIYIFKVLKQVHPDIGISSKAMSIMNSFINDIFEKLAGEAAKLARYNKKPTITSREIQTSVRLVLPGELAKHAVSEGTKAVTKFTSS; encoded by the coding sequence ATGGCCCCCAAGGCGGAGAAGAAGCCGGCGGCGAAGAAGCCCGCGGAGGAGGAGCCCGCGACGGAGAAGGCCGAAAAGGCCCcggccgggaagaagcccaaggccgAGAAGCGGCTGCCGGCTGGCAAGAAGACCGCCTCCAAGGAGGGCGGCGGCGAGAAGAGGGGccggaagaagggcaagaagagCGTCGAGACCTACAAGATCTACATCTtcaaggtgctgaagcaggtgcacCCCGACATCGGCATCTCCTCCAAGGCCATGTCcatcatgaactccttcatcaacgACATCTTCGAGAAGCTTGCCGGCGAGGCCGCTAAGCTCGCCCGCTACAACAAGAAGCCCACCATCACCTCCCGGGAGATTCAGACCTCCGTCCGCCTCGTCCTCCCCGGGGAGCTCGCCAAGCACGCCGTCTCCGAGGGCACCAAGGCCGTCACCAAGTTCACCTCCTCTTAG